A stretch of Bacillus pseudomycoides DNA encodes these proteins:
- the spoIIE gene encoding stage II sporulation protein E → MPKAGRNTVNTSTLAMNDGQLRSITWTSKLKVKLEQVFFRWGFVIAVIGFLLGRAYILTNILPFALPFFAAVYVMKRDKMPLAFLALMGGALSVSLDNLLFAFASIFTFFIYNIFFSRFTRKIVGLVPFQVFISALTAHLAVVYFAQQTVTMYDLLVSTIEAGLSFVLTMIFLQSVPLLTERKGKQQALETEEIVCLIILLASVLTGTTDWFIYDASVQHIFTRYLVLLFAFVAGAATGSTVGVVTGLILSLANVGSLSQLSLLAFSGLLGGLLKEGKRLGVSLGLLIGTSLITLYVDKQVNIITTLIESGVAIGFFLLTPKVIIDRLAKFMPGTQEHSQDQQQYLRRMRDVTSNKINQFANVFSALSNSFSVYGYVEEEDEETEADLFLSTITAKTCQSCFKKDQCWVVNFDKTYDYMKQIMNETEEGTLQHNRKLVREWEKHCVRGKKVTDLMVGELGHFYEGQKLRKQMKENRRIVAEQLLGVSKVMEDFAKEIQRERENHQVQEEQILQAFRDFGVEVEHVDIYCLDRGNIDIEMMIPAASNQHGECDKLVAPMLSDILKENIIVKHEEPSAYPNGHSMISFGSAKTFSLDTGLATAAKGGGFVSGDSYAMMDLSVGKYALAISDGMGNGQRAHMESKETVKLLQKILQSGIDEEIAIKSINSILSLRTTEEMFTTLDLAMVDLRDASAKFLKIGSTPSFVKRGNNVLQIEASNLPMGIIEDVEVDVVGEQLKTEDILIMMSDGIFEGAQHVENHELWMKRKIKELQTDDPQEIADIIMEEVIRSSDGYINDDMTIVVAKVKKNMPKWATIPIMGKQAQ, encoded by the coding sequence ATGCCAAAAGCAGGAAGGAATACTGTGAATACAAGTACACTGGCTATGAATGATGGGCAACTCAGATCAATAACATGGACAAGCAAGTTGAAAGTGAAGTTAGAGCAAGTTTTCTTTAGATGGGGATTTGTTATTGCTGTAATCGGTTTTCTTTTAGGACGAGCATATATATTAACGAACATTTTACCGTTTGCACTACCGTTTTTTGCTGCTGTTTATGTAATGAAACGTGATAAGATGCCGCTCGCATTTCTTGCTCTTATGGGGGGGGCGCTTTCCGTTTCATTAGACAACCTACTTTTTGCCTTTGCATCTATTTTTACTTTCTTCATTTATAATATCTTCTTTAGTCGGTTTACACGTAAAATTGTTGGACTTGTACCATTTCAAGTATTTATCTCCGCATTAACCGCACATCTCGCTGTTGTTTACTTCGCGCAGCAAACCGTCACTATGTATGACTTACTCGTAAGTACCATTGAAGCAGGACTTAGTTTTGTTTTAACAATGATTTTTTTGCAAAGTGTACCATTATTAACAGAAAGAAAGGGAAAACAACAAGCACTAGAAACGGAAGAAATCGTTTGTTTAATTATATTGCTTGCATCTGTATTAACGGGTACAACAGATTGGTTTATTTACGACGCTTCAGTTCAACATATTTTCACTAGATATTTAGTACTATTATTCGCTTTTGTTGCAGGTGCAGCTACTGGTTCAACAGTAGGGGTTGTTACGGGATTGATATTGAGTTTAGCAAATGTAGGTAGTTTATCTCAACTTAGTCTATTGGCTTTTTCGGGGCTACTTGGTGGATTATTAAAAGAAGGGAAGCGCCTTGGCGTTAGTTTAGGGTTGTTAATTGGGACAAGTTTAATTACCTTATACGTCGATAAACAAGTAAATATTATAACAACTTTAATAGAATCTGGAGTAGCGATAGGGTTCTTTTTACTAACACCAAAGGTAATTATTGATCGGCTGGCTAAATTTATGCCAGGAACACAAGAACATTCTCAGGATCAACAACAATACTTACGAAGAATGCGTGATGTGACATCTAATAAAATTAATCAATTTGCAAATGTATTCTCTGCGTTATCTAATAGTTTTTCGGTATATGGATATGTGGAGGAAGAGGATGAGGAAACAGAAGCTGATTTATTTTTAAGTACGATTACAGCAAAGACGTGTCAGTCATGTTTTAAAAAGGATCAATGCTGGGTAGTGAATTTTGATAAAACGTATGATTACATGAAACAAATTATGAATGAAACGGAAGAAGGAACCCTTCAACATAACCGTAAGCTAGTTCGTGAATGGGAAAAGCACTGCGTAAGAGGGAAAAAAGTAACGGATTTAATGGTGGGAGAATTAGGTCATTTCTATGAGGGGCAAAAGTTACGGAAACAAATGAAAGAGAATCGTAGAATTGTTGCCGAACAATTATTAGGTGTTTCAAAAGTGATGGAGGATTTTGCAAAAGAAATTCAGCGTGAACGGGAAAATCACCAGGTGCAGGAAGAACAAATTTTACAAGCGTTTCGTGATTTTGGTGTTGAAGTGGAACATGTTGATATCTATTGTTTAGATAGAGGGAATATTGATATTGAAATGATGATTCCGGCAGCATCTAATCAACACGGTGAATGTGACAAATTAGTTGCGCCAATGCTTTCGGATATTTTAAAAGAAAATATTATTGTTAAACATGAAGAACCTTCTGCTTATCCAAATGGTCATAGCATGATATCTTTTGGATCAGCGAAAACATTTTCTCTGGATACAGGGCTTGCTACAGCAGCAAAAGGAGGCGGATTTGTATCAGGAGATTCGTATGCGATGATGGATTTAAGTGTTGGGAAGTATGCTCTTGCCATTAGTGATGGAATGGGCAATGGACAAAGGGCGCATATGGAAAGTAAGGAAACAGTAAAATTATTACAAAAAATATTACAATCCGGTATTGATGAAGAAATTGCTATTAAGTCTATTAATTCAATTCTTTCGTTGAGAACGACAGAAGAAATGTTTACAACACTTGATTTAGCTATGGTAGATTTACGTGATGCCAGCGCTAAATTTTTAAAGATTGGTTCAACCCCAAGTTTTGTAAAACGTGGAAATAACGTTTTACAAATAGAGGCAAGCAATTTGCCAATGGGAATTATCGAGGATGTTGAGGTAGATGTTGTTGGTGAACAACTAAAAACAGAAGACATTCTAATTATGATGAGTGATGGGATTTTTGAAGGAGCACAGCATGTAGAAAATCATGAATTGTGGATGAAACGTAAAATTAAAGAACTACAAACAGATGATCCCCAAGAAATTGCTGATATCATTATGGAAGAGGTTATTCGTTCTAGTGACGGATATATCAATGACGATATGACGATTGTCGTTGCCAAAGTAAAGAAGAATATGCCAAAGTGGGCTACGATTCCAATTATGGGTAAACAAGCACAATAG
- the tilS gene encoding tRNA lysidine(34) synthetase TilS codes for MKDTFVEKVDEFAKQHDVLEEYSTIVVGVSGGPDSLALLYYLLEKREEKKLKIVVAHVDHMFRGDESYEDLQFVENLCREIGVICETIRINVSQYQQQYGMNAQVAARECRYAFLERIMKKYEASYVALGHHGDDQVETILMRLVRGSTPKGYAGIAVKRPFHSGYLIRPLLAVTKKEITAYCNRIGITPRMDPSNEKEVYTRNRLRKHVLPYLKEENPHVHEQFQKFSVLMQEDEAYLQELAFEKMNKVITKKSDKNIVLSIPDFESMSMPLQRRGIQLILNYLYEYKIPSSLSSIHIDKVITFFKRTHPSGSLDFPAGLKIVRTYEECSFRFEQEIVFPFSQVLSIPGAITLTNGDELEAEVKEELPSNMNETVFVAKYNDISYPLLIRSRENGDRMSIKGMSGTKKIKAIFIEAKVPKEKREEWPIVCDASGNIIWVPLLKQSAFAISNEIADKDKYIIIHYKSKESSRRIMK; via the coding sequence TTGAAAGATACATTTGTTGAAAAAGTAGATGAGTTTGCAAAGCAGCATGATGTATTAGAGGAATATTCGACAATTGTTGTAGGAGTTTCTGGAGGCCCTGACTCTTTAGCTCTGTTATATTATTTATTAGAGAAAAGGGAAGAGAAGAAATTAAAGATTGTAGTCGCGCATGTGGATCATATGTTTAGAGGAGATGAATCCTATGAAGACTTACAATTTGTGGAGAACCTTTGCCGGGAGATCGGGGTTATTTGCGAAACGATAAGAATTAATGTATCGCAATATCAACAGCAATATGGAATGAATGCACAGGTGGCTGCTAGAGAATGCCGATATGCATTTTTGGAAAGAATAATGAAGAAATATGAGGCATCATATGTAGCACTTGGGCATCATGGAGATGATCAAGTGGAGACCATTTTAATGCGTCTCGTCCGCGGGAGTACGCCGAAGGGGTATGCTGGAATTGCTGTGAAACGCCCTTTCCATAGTGGATATTTAATTAGACCTTTATTAGCGGTAACAAAGAAAGAGATCACCGCTTATTGTAATAGGATAGGCATTACACCACGTATGGATCCGAGTAATGAAAAAGAAGTATATACGAGGAATCGATTACGTAAGCATGTTCTACCTTATTTAAAAGAGGAGAATCCTCATGTGCATGAGCAATTCCAAAAATTTAGTGTACTTATGCAAGAGGATGAGGCATATTTGCAGGAATTAGCTTTTGAAAAGATGAATAAAGTAATTACAAAAAAAAGTGATAAAAACATTGTCTTATCAATTCCTGACTTTGAATCCATGTCTATGCCTTTACAAAGGCGAGGGATTCAACTAATATTAAACTATCTTTATGAATACAAGATTCCGTCTTCGCTTTCTTCTATACATATTGACAAAGTTATTACATTTTTTAAACGGACACATCCCTCGGGGTCGCTTGATTTTCCTGCTGGTTTAAAAATTGTTCGTACATATGAAGAATGTAGTTTCCGATTTGAGCAAGAAATTGTTTTTCCTTTTTCACAAGTTTTATCAATACCAGGTGCCATTACATTAACAAATGGGGATGAACTTGAGGCAGAAGTAAAAGAGGAATTACCGAGTAACATGAATGAAACAGTATTTGTTGCTAAGTATAATGATATATCATATCCTCTTCTTATACGCTCTAGGGAAAATGGAGATCGCATGTCAATAAAGGGTATGAGTGGTACAAAAAAGATAAAAGCTATTTTTATTGAGGCAAAAGTACCAAAAGAAAAAAGGGAAGAGTGGCCGATTGTTTGTGATGCAAGCGGGAACATTATTTGGGTTCCATTGTTGAAGCAATCTGCATTTGCTATTTCAAATGAAATAGCAGATAAGGATAAATATATTATTATTCACTACAAAAGCAAGGAGTCTTCCAGGAGGATAATGAAATGA
- the hpt gene encoding hypoxanthine phosphoribosyltransferase — protein sequence MMNQDIEKVLISEEQIQEKVHELGAIIAEDYKNTVPLAIGVLKGAMPFMADLLKRTDTYLEMDFMAVSSYGHSTVSTGEVKILKDLDTSVEGRDILIVEDIIDSGLTLSYLVDLFKYRKAKSVKIVTLLDKPTGRKVDLKADYVGFTVPHEFVVGYGLDYKEQYRNLPYVGVLKPSVYSN from the coding sequence ATGATGAATCAAGATATCGAAAAAGTATTGATTTCCGAAGAACAAATACAAGAAAAGGTGCATGAGCTAGGTGCAATTATTGCAGAGGATTACAAAAATACAGTACCTCTTGCAATTGGTGTATTAAAGGGTGCAATGCCATTTATGGCAGACTTATTAAAAAGAACAGATACATATCTTGAAATGGATTTTATGGCTGTTTCTAGCTACGGTCATTCTACAGTTTCAACAGGTGAAGTGAAAATTTTAAAAGACCTTGATACTTCTGTAGAAGGTCGCGATATTTTAATCGTTGAAGATATTATTGATAGCGGTCTTACATTAAGCTATTTAGTGGACCTATTCAAATATCGTAAGGCGAAATCTGTAAAGATTGTTACGCTACTAGATAAACCAACTGGTCGCAAAGTCGATCTAAAAGCAGATTACGTTGGGTTTACTGTTCCTCATGAATTTGTTGTAGGATATGGCTTAGATTATAAAGAGCAATATCGTAATCTTCCTTATGTTGGAGTATTAAAACCAAGCGTTTACTCAAATTAA
- the ftsH gene encoding ATP-dependent zinc metalloprotease FtsH, which produces MNRIFRNTIFYLLIFLVVIGIVSYFNGSTQKTTSISYDKFITKLEKGEVRNVQLQPKNGVFEVKGQFNNASQEEQFVTYAPNTEELQKKINDKAQGAEVKYQPAEETSAWVTFFTSIIPFVIIFILFFFLLNQAQGGGSRVMNFGKSKAKLYNDEKKKVRFRDVAGADEEKQELVEVVEFLKDPRKFAEVGARIPKGVLLVGPPGTGKTLLARAVAGEAGVPFFSISGSDFVEMFVGVGASRVRDLFENAKKNAPCIIFIDEIDAVGRQRGAGLGGGHDEREQTLNQLLVEMDGFGANEGIIIIAATNRPDILDPALLRPGRFDRQITVDRPDVNGREAVLKVHARNKPLDDDINLRAIATRTPGFSGADLENLLNEAALVAARQDKKKIDMSDVDEATDRVIAGPAKKSRVISEKERNIVAFHEAGHTVIGVVLDEADIVHKVTIVPRGQAGGYAVMLPKEDRYFMTKPELLDKITGLLGGRVAEEIVFGEVSTGAHNDFQRATGIARRMVTEFGMSDKLGPMQFGSSQGGQVFLGRDFHSEQNYSDAIAHEIDVEMQTIMKECYARAKQILTEKRDKLDIIAKTLLEVETLDAEQINHLYDYGVLPERKKSSEDVKVNITMKKDDENAEDK; this is translated from the coding sequence ATGAATCGTATCTTCCGTAATACCATCTTTTATTTACTGATATTCTTAGTAGTAATTGGAATCGTGAGCTATTTTAATGGTTCAACACAAAAAACAACATCAATTAGCTACGATAAATTCATTACTAAACTTGAAAAAGGTGAAGTGCGTAATGTGCAACTTCAACCGAAAAATGGTGTATTTGAGGTAAAAGGACAATTTAACAATGCTAGCCAAGAAGAGCAATTTGTTACTTATGCACCAAATACTGAAGAATTACAAAAGAAAATTAATGACAAAGCGCAAGGTGCCGAAGTGAAGTATCAACCAGCAGAGGAAACAAGTGCTTGGGTGACATTCTTTACTTCTATCATTCCGTTTGTGATTATCTTCATTTTATTCTTCTTCTTACTAAACCAAGCTCAGGGCGGCGGTAGCCGTGTTATGAACTTCGGAAAAAGTAAGGCGAAGTTATACAATGATGAAAAGAAAAAAGTACGCTTCAGAGATGTAGCTGGAGCAGACGAAGAGAAACAAGAACTTGTTGAGGTAGTGGAATTCTTAAAAGATCCTCGTAAGTTTGCTGAGGTTGGTGCTCGTATTCCGAAGGGTGTTCTGTTAGTTGGACCTCCAGGTACAGGTAAAACATTACTTGCGCGTGCTGTTGCAGGTGAAGCTGGCGTTCCTTTCTTCTCTATTAGTGGTTCTGATTTCGTAGAGATGTTCGTCGGTGTTGGTGCTTCCCGTGTACGTGATTTATTTGAAAATGCGAAGAAAAATGCTCCTTGTATCATTTTCATTGATGAAATTGATGCAGTAGGTCGTCAGCGTGGGGCGGGTCTTGGCGGTGGTCACGATGAGCGTGAGCAAACGTTAAACCAACTTCTTGTTGAGATGGATGGATTCGGTGCAAACGAAGGTATTATTATCATCGCTGCAACAAACCGTCCTGATATTCTTGACCCAGCGTTATTACGTCCAGGGCGTTTTGACCGTCAAATCACAGTGGATCGTCCAGATGTAAATGGACGTGAGGCAGTACTGAAAGTGCATGCTCGTAACAAACCACTTGATGATGATATTAACTTAAGAGCAATTGCGACTCGCACACCAGGATTCTCTGGTGCGGATCTTGAGAACTTATTAAACGAAGCTGCATTAGTAGCTGCGCGTCAAGATAAGAAGAAAATTGATATGTCTGATGTCGATGAAGCGACAGACCGTGTTATTGCAGGTCCGGCTAAGAAAAGCCGTGTTATTTCTGAGAAAGAACGTAACATCGTGGCATTCCATGAAGCGGGTCATACTGTAATCGGTGTCGTGCTTGATGAGGCTGATATCGTTCATAAAGTAACAATTGTCCCTCGTGGTCAAGCTGGTGGTTATGCGGTAATGCTTCCGAAAGAAGATCGTTACTTCATGACAAAACCAGAATTACTTGATAAAATCACTGGTTTACTTGGTGGTCGAGTGGCTGAGGAAATTGTGTTTGGTGAAGTTAGTACAGGAGCTCACAACGACTTCCAACGTGCGACTGGCATTGCGAGACGTATGGTAACGGAATTTGGTATGAGCGACAAGCTTGGACCAATGCAGTTTGGTAGCTCACAAGGTGGTCAAGTGTTCTTAGGAAGAGACTTCCATTCAGAACAAAACTACAGTGATGCAATTGCGCATGAAATTGATGTGGAAATGCAAACAATTATGAAAGAATGTTATGCTCGTGCAAAACAAATTCTTACTGAAAAGCGTGATAAGCTTGATATTATTGCAAAAACGTTACTTGAAGTAGAAACATTAGATGCAGAGCAAATTAATCACTTATATGATTATGGAGTTTTACCTGAGCGTAAAAAGTCGTCTGAAGATGTGAAAGTGAATATCACAATGAAAAAAGACGATGAGAATGCAGAAGATAAATAA
- a CDS encoding type III pantothenate kinase, which yields MIFVLDVGNTNAVLGVFEDGELRQHWRMETDRHKTEDEYGMLVKQLLEHEGLSFEDVKGIIVSSVVPPIMFALERMCEKYFKIKPLVVGPGIKTGLNIKYENPREVGADRIVNAVAGIQLYGSPLIIVDFGTATTYCYINENKHYMGGVITPGIMISAEALYSRAAKLPRIEITKPSSVVGKNTISAMQSGILYGYVGQVEGIVKRMKEEAKQEPKVIATGGLAKLIAEESNVIDIVDPFLTLKGLHMLYERNANLQHEKGE from the coding sequence ATGATTTTTGTATTGGATGTAGGGAATACAAATGCGGTGCTTGGTGTATTTGAAGATGGGGAACTTCGTCAACATTGGCGTATGGAGACTGATCGCCATAAAACAGAAGATGAATACGGTATGTTAGTGAAACAATTACTTGAACATGAGGGACTTTCTTTTGAAGATGTGAAAGGAATTATTGTTTCCTCAGTTGTACCACCAATTATGTTTGCCTTAGAGCGTATGTGTGAGAAGTATTTCAAAATTAAACCTCTTGTAGTAGGACCGGGAATAAAGACAGGTTTAAATATTAAATATGAAAACCCACGCGAAGTTGGAGCGGATCGCATTGTAAATGCTGTGGCTGGCATCCAATTATATGGAAGTCCGCTTATTATTGTCGATTTTGGTACAGCGACTACATATTGTTATATTAACGAGAATAAGCATTATATGGGTGGTGTAATTACACCGGGTATTATGATTTCGGCAGAGGCTTTATACAGTAGGGCAGCTAAACTTCCTCGTATTGAAATTACAAAACCAAGTAGCGTTGTTGGGAAAAATACGATAAGTGCAATGCAATCTGGCATTCTTTATGGATATGTTGGACAAGTAGAAGGTATTGTAAAACGTATGAAAGAAGAAGCTAAACAAGAACCGAAAGTTATTGCAACTGGTGGATTAGCGAAGTTAATTGCGGAAGAATCTAACGTAATTGATATTGTAGATCCGTTTTTAACATTAAAAGGCTTGCATATGTTATATGAACGTAATGCAAATTTACAACATGAGAAGGGTGAATAA
- the hslO gene encoding redox-regulated molecular chaperone HslO has protein sequence MKDYLVKALAFDGEVRAYSVRTTNTVSEAQRRHDTWRTASAALGRSLTAGTMMGAMLKGDQKLTIKVEGNGPLGPILVDAHANGDVRGYVTNPRVDFEATEQGKLRVYQAVGTEGFLTVIKDIGMREPFIGQSPIVSGELGEDFTYYFAVSEQTPSSVGVGVLVNGDDSILAAGGFILQIMPGAQEETISFIEERLQKIPPVSILIEQGLSPEELLYEVLGEDKVKVLETMDVQFNCTCSRERIEAVLISLGKEELKQVREEEDETEVHCHFCNERYKFSKEDITNIINGL, from the coding sequence ATGAAAGATTATTTAGTAAAAGCATTAGCGTTTGATGGGGAAGTTCGTGCGTATAGTGTGCGTACAACAAATACGGTAAGTGAGGCACAAAGACGTCATGATACATGGAGAACTGCTTCAGCGGCACTTGGGCGTTCGTTAACAGCTGGTACAATGATGGGAGCTATGTTAAAAGGTGACCAAAAGCTGACGATTAAGGTGGAAGGAAATGGACCACTTGGCCCGATTCTAGTGGATGCTCACGCAAATGGTGATGTGCGTGGATATGTAACGAATCCGCGCGTTGACTTTGAAGCAACAGAGCAGGGGAAGTTACGTGTGTATCAAGCGGTAGGAACAGAAGGCTTCTTAACAGTAATTAAAGATATCGGTATGAGGGAACCATTTATCGGACAATCTCCAATTGTTTCGGGTGAATTAGGGGAAGATTTCACATATTACTTTGCTGTTTCTGAACAAACACCTTCTTCTGTTGGTGTTGGTGTTCTTGTAAACGGAGATGATAGCATATTAGCGGCTGGTGGATTTATTCTGCAAATTATGCCAGGAGCACAGGAAGAGACGATTTCATTTATTGAAGAACGTTTGCAGAAAATCCCGCCTGTTTCAATATTAATTGAACAAGGTCTCTCGCCAGAAGAGTTGCTATATGAAGTATTAGGGGAAGATAAAGTAAAAGTACTAGAAACAATGGATGTTCAATTTAACTGTACATGCTCTCGTGAGCGCATTGAAGCAGTATTAATTAGTTTAGGTAAGGAAGAACTAAAACAAGTTCGTGAGGAAGAGGATGAAACAGAAGTGCATTGTCATTTCTGTAATGAAAGATATAAGTTCTCTAAAGAAGATATTACAAATATAATTAATGGTCTATAA
- the cysK gene encoding cysteine synthase A, with the protein MRVAQSVSELIGKTPIVKLNRIVEQDSADIYLKLEFMNPGSSVKDRIALSMIEAAEQKGLLKEGDTIIEPTSGNTGIGLAMVAAAKGYKAILVMPETMSVERRNLLRAYGAELVLTPGPEGMGGAIRKATELAKENGYFIPQQFQNQANPEIHRLTTGPEIVEQMGNQLDAFIAGIGTGGTITGAGEVLKEKYKDIKIYAVEPADSPVLSGGKPGPHKIQGIGAGFVPETLDVEVYDEVIQIKAEQAFEYARRVAREEGILVGISSGAVIYAATEVAKKLGKGKKVLVIIPSNGERYLSTPLYQFES; encoded by the coding sequence ATGCGAGTGGCACAATCAGTTTCAGAATTAATCGGGAAAACGCCGATCGTTAAGTTGAACCGCATCGTAGAGCAAGACAGCGCAGACATTTACTTAAAATTAGAATTTATGAATCCTGGAAGTAGCGTGAAAGATCGTATTGCACTATCTATGATCGAAGCAGCTGAACAAAAAGGATTATTAAAAGAGGGCGATACAATTATTGAACCAACGAGTGGTAACACGGGAATTGGTTTAGCGATGGTAGCTGCTGCAAAAGGATATAAGGCAATTTTAGTAATGCCAGAAACAATGAGTGTTGAACGTCGTAATTTATTGCGTGCTTATGGCGCCGAATTAGTATTGACTCCAGGACCAGAAGGAATGGGCGGTGCAATTCGCAAAGCGACTGAATTAGCAAAAGAGAATGGTTACTTTATACCACAACAATTCCAAAACCAAGCTAACCCAGAAATTCATCGTTTGACAACAGGGCCAGAAATCGTTGAACAAATGGGAAATCAATTAGATGCGTTTATCGCAGGTATCGGTACTGGTGGAACAATCACAGGCGCTGGTGAGGTATTAAAAGAAAAATATAAAGACATTAAAATTTATGCGGTAGAGCCTGCGGATTCTCCGGTTTTATCGGGTGGCAAACCAGGTCCACATAAGATCCAAGGTATCGGAGCAGGGTTTGTCCCAGAAACATTGGATGTAGAAGTGTATGATGAAGTTATTCAAATTAAAGCGGAGCAAGCATTCGAATATGCGAGAAGGGTAGCGCGTGAAGAAGGGATTTTAGTTGGTATTTCTTCAGGTGCTGTCATTTATGCTGCGACAGAAGTAGCGAAAAAACTTGGTAAAGGGAAAAAGGTACTTGTTATTATCCCAAGTAATGGTGAGCGTTATTTAAGTACACCGCTTTATCAATTTGAATCGTAA
- the trpE gene encoding anthranilate synthase component I: MQQRKSLALSIPYQLDFFKQYKFLSQNRHQHILLESGRGGRYSIVGLDPVATIQGKNETLHIRESGKETIERGNPLDLMQKYMERWKTEHNPDYPPFQGGAIGYFSYDCIRYIEKLPSFAKDDVDIPDIFFLLFDDVFVYDQQEEVLWIITHYIDEREEAESRLNEWKDLWVKEAPEVKVLFERPENKNDAVAFTEENFMEAVQRIQEYIEAGDVFQVNLSTRQEKTLQTHPLEIYTSLREINPSPYMGYLELGDFQIVSGSPELLIKKQGNEVSTRPIAGTRSRGKNEQEDESLAKELIENEKERAEHVMLVDLERNDLGRVCKYGTVEVDEFMVIEKYSHVMHIVSNVRGEVEPDKDAFDLVRAVFPGGTITGAPKIRTMEIIEELEPVRRGIYTGSIGWIGYSGDMELNIVIRTLLAKDGQAYVQAGAGIVIDSNPKNEYKESLKKAIALWRAKESSEETVR; this comes from the coding sequence ATGCAGCAAAGAAAATCTTTAGCGCTTTCTATTCCATATCAGTTAGATTTTTTTAAACAGTACAAGTTTCTTTCTCAAAATAGGCATCAACATATTTTGTTAGAAAGTGGACGTGGGGGTCGCTATAGTATTGTGGGGCTCGATCCTGTAGCGACGATTCAAGGGAAAAATGAAACGTTACATATAAGGGAAAGCGGTAAGGAAACAATAGAACGAGGTAATCCTTTAGATTTAATGCAAAAGTATATGGAGCGATGGAAAACGGAGCATAATCCAGACTATCCCCCATTTCAAGGTGGTGCAATCGGATATTTTAGTTATGATTGTATCCGCTATATCGAAAAACTTCCTTCTTTTGCAAAGGATGATGTGGATATACCGGATATATTCTTTTTATTATTTGATGATGTGTTTGTGTATGATCAACAAGAGGAAGTGTTGTGGATTATTACGCATTATATAGATGAACGTGAAGAAGCAGAAAGTCGTTTGAATGAATGGAAGGATCTTTGGGTGAAGGAAGCTCCTGAAGTTAAGGTGCTATTTGAACGTCCTGAAAATAAAAATGACGCAGTGGCCTTTACAGAAGAAAACTTCATGGAGGCTGTTCAGCGTATTCAAGAATACATTGAGGCTGGGGATGTGTTTCAAGTGAATTTGTCTACGAGACAAGAAAAAACATTGCAAACACACCCGCTAGAAATTTATACGAGTCTTCGTGAAATTAATCCATCGCCATATATGGGATATTTAGAGCTGGGAGACTTTCAAATCGTTAGTGGTTCACCTGAATTATTAATTAAAAAGCAAGGGAATGAAGTAAGTACACGTCCAATCGCTGGTACACGTTCTCGTGGGAAAAATGAGCAAGAAGATGAGAGCTTAGCGAAAGAGTTAATTGAAAATGAAAAGGAACGTGCAGAACACGTCATGCTTGTGGATTTAGAGCGCAACGATTTGGGGCGAGTTTGTAAGTATGGAACTGTGGAAGTAGATGAATTTATGGTCATTGAAAAATATTCACATGTTATGCATATAGTTTCAAACGTTCGCGGTGAGGTTGAGCCGGATAAGGATGCTTTCGATTTAGTAAGAGCTGTGTTTCCAGGTGGAACGATTACGGGGGCACCTAAAATACGTACAATGGAAATTATAGAGGAATTAGAACCAGTTCGCCGTGGAATTTATACAGGTTCAATAGGTTGGATTGGTTATTCAGGAGATATGGAATTAAATATTGTGATTCGTACGCTTCTTGCAAAGGATGGTCAAGCATATGTGCAGGCGGGAGCAGGAATTGTAATTGATTCAAATCCGAAAAATGAGTATAAAGAATCGTTGAAAAAAGCAATTGCCTTATGGCGTGCGAAAGAAAGCAGCGAAGAAACGGTTAGGTGA